One Nicotiana tomentosiformis chromosome 4, ASM39032v3, whole genome shotgun sequence genomic window carries:
- the LOC138910290 gene encoding uncharacterized protein: MVDWLSSCHAIVDFHTKMVKFSFIGEDPIIIIGEVGTPVGKFIAYLKARKLVNNGCLAYLEHVRDMKVGSTMLESVLIVKEFSDVFPDDLSRIPPDKEIEFGIETLPGTQPISIPPYRMDPSKLDELKKQL, encoded by the coding sequence ATGGTGGACTGGTTATCTTCTTGTCATGCTATAGTTGATTTCCACACGAAGATGGTTAAATTCTCATTTATTGGGGAAGATCCAATTATAATTATAGGTGAAGTGGGTACGCCAGTGGGTAAGTTTATTGCTTACCTTAAGGCTAGAAAACTAGTGAACAACGGGTGTTTGGCGTATCTAGAACATGTGCGGGATATGAAAGTTGGCTCCACAATGCTTGAATCAGTACTGATTGTGAAAGAGTTTTCAGACGTGTTCCCGGATGATCTCTCAAGGATCCCACCAGATAAGGAGATTGAGTTTGGCATAGAAACAttgccaggaactcaaccaatctcGATTCCTCCTTACAGAATGGATCCATCTAAGCTAGATGAACTCAAGAAGCAGTTATAA